In Candidatus Methylomirabilota bacterium, a single window of DNA contains:
- a CDS encoding HAD family hydrolase, with product MALCVFDLDHTLIRTPLDLAAMAVDMRALIERARGPLPPRPERWRVGELVQWTKAGAPELEGAVWEVALAHEGRAMDAATVEPGALDALAGARRAGFRTALWTNNARALTLPALERLGLAALLDLVVTRDDMRALKPDPDGWRVICDRVDGAERAADSVVVGDSWVDGLAAAAVGVPFLAYRPREEELRRWGVEPAGRLDDLAALPAWLAARGNGREAR from the coding sequence GTGGCGCTGTGCGTGTTCGACCTCGACCACACCCTCATCCGCACACCGCTCGACCTGGCGGCGATGGCCGTCGACATGCGGGCGCTCATCGAGCGCGCCCGCGGGCCCCTGCCGCCCCGCCCCGAGCGCTGGCGCGTCGGCGAGCTGGTGCAGTGGACGAAGGCGGGCGCGCCCGAGCTCGAGGGGGCGGTGTGGGAGGTGGCGCTCGCGCACGAGGGCCGCGCCATGGACGCCGCGACGGTCGAGCCGGGCGCGCTCGACGCGCTCGCGGGCGCGCGTCGCGCCGGCTTCCGCACCGCGCTCTGGACCAACAACGCGCGCGCCCTCACGCTGCCGGCGCTCGAGCGCCTCGGGCTCGCCGCCCTCCTGGATCTCGTGGTGACCCGTGACGACATGCGCGCGCTCAAGCCCGATCCCGACGGCTGGCGCGTGATCTGTGACCGCGTCGACGGCGCCGAGCGTGCCGCCGACTCGGTGGTCGTCGGCGACTCCTGGGTGGACGGCCTCGCCGCGGCCGCCGTCGGCGTGCCCTTCCTCGCCTACCGCCCGCGCGAGGAGGAGCTCCGCCGCTGGGGCGTCGAGCCGGCCGGCCGGCTCGACGACCTCGCCGCCCTCCCCGCGTGGCTCGCCGCGCGGGGCAACGGGCGCGAGGCGCGCTGA
- a CDS encoding replication-associated recombination protein A, which translates to MDLFEEPAPGAVAPPATPLADRMRPKTLDEVLGQEHLLGPGKVLRTALERGELHSMILWGPPGSGKTTLAFLLARVTGARFVAFSAVLSGVKEIREVVAEAERERARRRTRTILFVDEIHRFNRAQQDAFLPHVEKATVILIGATTENPSFEVNAALLSRCRVYVLQGLGEAELVAIMRRALADGERGLGALGPEVDDAALTLVARLADGDARAALNILELAVLLSAEAGGRRRVTEASIREAAQRKTLLYDKAGEEHYNLISALHKSLRDSDPDAALYWLTRMLEAGEDRLYLARRLVRFASEDVGNADPRALSLTLAAKEAYDFLGDPEGELALAQATLYLALAPKSNAVYVALDAARADVRERPAEPVPLHIRNAPTRLMKDLGYGKGYQYAHDARDARVDQDDLPEALRGRQYYQPTDRGLEAELGRRLADWRRWRAERRRERD; encoded by the coding sequence ATGGACCTCTTCGAGGAGCCGGCGCCCGGCGCGGTCGCGCCCCCGGCGACGCCGCTCGCCGACCGGATGCGGCCCAAGACCCTCGACGAGGTCCTCGGCCAGGAGCACCTCCTCGGCCCCGGCAAGGTCCTGCGCACAGCACTCGAGCGGGGCGAGCTCCACTCGATGATCCTCTGGGGCCCGCCCGGCTCGGGCAAGACCACGCTCGCCTTCCTCCTGGCGCGGGTGACCGGCGCGCGCTTCGTCGCCTTCTCCGCCGTGCTCTCGGGCGTGAAGGAGATCCGCGAGGTCGTCGCCGAGGCCGAGCGCGAGCGCGCCCGGCGCCGGACGCGCACGATCCTGTTCGTGGACGAGATCCACCGCTTCAACCGCGCGCAGCAGGACGCCTTCCTCCCGCACGTCGAGAAGGCGACGGTGATCCTCATCGGCGCGACGACGGAGAACCCGTCGTTCGAGGTGAACGCGGCGCTCCTGTCCCGCTGCCGCGTCTACGTGCTCCAGGGGCTCGGCGAGGCGGAGCTCGTCGCGATCATGCGGCGCGCGCTCGCCGACGGCGAGCGCGGCCTGGGCGCCCTCGGCCCCGAGGTGGACGACGCCGCCCTCACCCTCGTCGCGCGGCTCGCCGACGGCGACGCGCGCGCGGCGCTCAACATCCTGGAGCTCGCGGTGCTCCTCTCGGCGGAGGCGGGCGGGCGGCGGCGCGTCACCGAGGCGTCGATCCGCGAGGCCGCGCAGCGCAAGACGCTCCTCTACGACAAGGCGGGCGAGGAGCATTACAACCTGATCTCGGCCCTCCACAAGTCGCTGCGCGACTCCGACCCCGACGCCGCGCTCTACTGGCTCACGCGCATGCTCGAGGCCGGCGAGGACCGCCTCTACCTGGCCCGGCGGCTCGTCCGCTTCGCGTCCGAGGACGTGGGCAACGCCGACCCCCGGGCGCTTTCGCTCACGCTCGCGGCCAAGGAAGCGTATGATTTCCTCGGTGACCCCGAAGGAGAGCTCGCTCTCGCCCAGGCGACGCTCTACCTCGCGCTCGCGCCCAAGTCGAACGCGGTCTACGTGGCGCTCGACGCGGCCCGGGCCGACGTTCGCGAGCGTCCCGCCGAGCCCGTGCCGCTCCACATCCGGAACGCGCCCACCCGACTGATGAAGGACCTCGGCTACGGCAAGGGGTACCAGTACGCCCACGACGCGCGCGACGCGCGCGTGGACCAGGACGACCTGCCCGAGGCGCTGCGCGGCCGGCAGTACTACCAACCGACCGACCGCGGGCTCGAAGCCGAGCTCGGCCGCCGGCTCGCTGACTGGCGGCGCTGGCGGGCGGAGCGACGGCGGGAGCGGGACTAG
- a CDS encoding tetratricopeptide repeat protein codes for MTRRLRPVTALLLLLTVAFASTPAWALDEPARLRLVGERAFGDGLYAVARRALERLVAEYPNDPKLPETLLTLGRARLALGDGEAALEAFRRAEKLPAAGPPLEAKFWQGEALYRLRRFAEARAAYEAVTRKDAQSPRAPDAYYGLGLTDLDLRRPEGAVTAFRELLNGWPDHALAPDATFYLARTLVELKRFGEAIPMLEAFPTKFGGHKLVPDARYLLGWARVTSGDAKGGLEDLRAFVAAAPRHDLAPAARRMITETLSKYGDRSELQDTYKQLMEQAPPTAEALYDAGAIAGRLGRPKDQEAAWRRLRKEFPNHQLASRAALDLANAAFKRKDWREASAQAQAAAKSDEEAVRADALVLQGESELKLGRFSAAAKAFEAVGAVKSVEAATRYRALAGLGLAREQLQDPKAALAAYAQVAAKSPDATLRDWARDRATAIKGRLPKTPAPKAGGGS; via the coding sequence ATGACTCGCAGGTTGCGGCCCGTCACGGCGCTCCTCCTCCTGCTCACGGTCGCGTTCGCGAGCACGCCCGCGTGGGCGCTCGACGAGCCGGCGCGGCTCCGGCTCGTCGGCGAGCGCGCGTTCGGCGACGGCCTCTACGCCGTCGCGCGCCGGGCGCTCGAGCGCCTCGTCGCCGAGTACCCGAACGATCCGAAGCTCCCCGAGACGCTGCTCACCCTCGGGCGCGCGCGGCTGGCGCTCGGCGACGGCGAGGCGGCGCTCGAGGCGTTCCGGCGCGCGGAGAAGCTCCCGGCGGCGGGCCCGCCCCTCGAGGCGAAGTTCTGGCAGGGCGAGGCGCTCTACCGCCTCCGGCGCTTCGCCGAGGCGCGCGCCGCGTACGAGGCGGTGACGCGGAAGGACGCGCAGTCGCCGCGCGCACCGGACGCGTACTATGGCCTCGGCCTCACCGACCTCGACCTGCGCCGCCCCGAGGGGGCGGTGACGGCGTTCCGCGAGCTCCTGAACGGCTGGCCCGACCACGCGCTCGCGCCCGACGCGACCTTCTACCTGGCGCGCACCCTCGTCGAGCTGAAGCGGTTCGGCGAAGCGATCCCGATGCTCGAGGCGTTTCCGACGAAGTTCGGGGGCCACAAGCTCGTCCCCGACGCGCGCTACCTCCTCGGCTGGGCGCGCGTGACCTCCGGCGACGCGAAGGGCGGGCTCGAGGACCTGCGCGCGTTCGTCGCGGCGGCGCCCCGCCACGACCTGGCGCCGGCGGCGCGCCGGATGATCACCGAGACGCTCTCGAAGTACGGCGACCGCTCCGAGCTCCAGGACACCTACAAGCAGCTCATGGAGCAGGCGCCGCCGACGGCCGAGGCGCTCTACGACGCGGGCGCGATCGCGGGGCGGCTCGGGCGCCCGAAGGACCAGGAGGCCGCCTGGCGGCGGCTCCGCAAGGAGTTTCCGAACCACCAGCTCGCCTCCCGCGCCGCGCTCGACCTGGCCAACGCGGCGTTCAAGAGGAAGGACTGGCGGGAGGCGTCGGCCCAGGCGCAGGCCGCCGCGAAGAGCGACGAGGAGGCCGTGCGCGCGGATGCGCTCGTGCTCCAGGGTGAGTCGGAGCTGAAGCTCGGCCGCTTCAGCGCGGCGGCCAAGGCGTTCGAGGCGGTCGGCGCGGTGAAGAGCGTGGAGGCGGCGACGCGCTACCGGGCGCTCGCGGGCCTCGGCCTGGCGAGGGAGCAGCTCCAGGACCCGAAGGCCGCGCTCGCAGCCTACGCGCAGGTCGCGGCCAAGAGCCCCGACGCGACGCTCCGGGACTGGGCGCGCGATCGCGCCACGGCGATCAAGGGCCGGCTGCCGAAGACGCCGGCGCCGAAGGCCGGGGGCGGCTCCTGA